The following proteins are encoded in a genomic region of Methylibium petroleiphilum PM1:
- a CDS encoding LLM class flavin-dependent oxidoreductase — MQLSVLDQSIALAGVGEDAAIRDTVDLAVHCETLGYRRFWLSEHHNLPTIVGTAPEVLMAAVAARTRRIRIGSAGVMLPHYAALKVAEQFRVLDALAPGRIDLGVGRAPGGDMRTALALNPQAHGAADQFPEQIRDLQAWTAGRQHRGIVAHPRPPADARDFERAPALWVLGSSDYGARLAAHFGLPYAFAYFFMDGQGVEQALSLYRALYQPSERHPTPQATICVWALAADSEAEARHHALSRDRWRIDRARGRLGPLLSPDAVAERGFSAEEGPALEAQHRKAFVGSAPQVAAQLRELATALGLDELVVNTWAHDPAVRRRSYALLAREFGLAPDLATTPPENAA, encoded by the coding sequence ATGCAACTCTCGGTCCTCGACCAGTCCATCGCACTCGCCGGTGTCGGCGAGGACGCGGCGATCCGCGACACCGTCGATCTCGCCGTGCACTGCGAGACGCTCGGCTACCGGCGCTTCTGGTTGAGCGAGCACCACAACCTGCCGACCATCGTGGGCACCGCGCCCGAGGTGCTGATGGCCGCGGTGGCCGCACGCACCCGCCGCATCCGCATCGGCAGTGCGGGCGTGATGCTGCCGCACTACGCAGCGCTGAAGGTGGCGGAACAGTTCCGCGTCCTCGACGCGCTGGCGCCGGGGCGCATCGATCTGGGCGTGGGCCGCGCGCCGGGCGGCGACATGCGGACCGCGCTCGCGCTCAACCCGCAGGCCCACGGCGCGGCTGACCAGTTCCCCGAGCAGATCCGCGACCTGCAGGCCTGGACCGCCGGGCGGCAACACCGCGGCATCGTGGCGCATCCCCGGCCGCCGGCGGACGCGCGCGACTTCGAGCGGGCCCCCGCGCTCTGGGTGCTCGGCAGCTCCGACTACGGCGCCCGGCTCGCGGCGCACTTCGGCCTGCCCTACGCCTTCGCCTACTTCTTCATGGACGGCCAGGGCGTCGAGCAGGCCCTGTCGCTGTATCGCGCGCTGTACCAGCCGAGCGAACGGCACCCGACGCCGCAGGCCACGATCTGCGTCTGGGCGCTCGCCGCCGACAGCGAGGCCGAGGCACGGCACCACGCGCTCAGCCGCGACCGCTGGCGGATCGACCGCGCTCGCGGCCGTCTTGGCCCGCTGCTGTCGCCCGACGCAGTTGCCGAACGCGGCTTCAGCGCCGAGGAAGGACCGGCCCTGGAGGCCCAGCATCGCAAAGCCTTCGTCGGCAGCGCCCCGCAGGTCGCCGCGCAGCTGAGGGAGCTGGCGACCGCGCTGGGGCTCGATGAACTGGTGGTCAACACCTGGGCGCACGACCCGGCCGTGCGCCGCCGCTCCTATGCGCTGCTGGCGCGCGAGTTCGGCTTGGCGCCGGACCTCGCAACAACACCCCCGGAGAACGCTGCATGA
- a CDS encoding quinoprotein dehydrogenase-associated SoxYZ-like carrier, with the protein MLESKRSRPSRGVAGWLVALLFAAAGAMVGPVHAAPGGLPTNVAHTDSSPEWENLRQRLFASRRIETDSGKVQLIVPLRAAYGASVPVKIVSKLPQTAELYVRKMYVLVDKNPSPVAAVLDLTTELGQADFETRLRVDEYSHVRVISELSDGSLHMDSRYVKTSGGCSAPPNRDALHLVGKTVFKLPEPARMNAVTAADVTVLHPNDTGFELNNQTVMFIPPHFVRSIRVSYDQRKLFDAELDFSVSENPTFRFNFVPHARGELSAEVEDSKDGRFSGRLAVQ; encoded by the coding sequence ATGCTGGAAAGCAAGCGGTCGAGACCGTCGAGGGGCGTTGCGGGGTGGCTGGTGGCGCTGCTGTTCGCCGCCGCAGGGGCAATGGTGGGGCCGGTGCACGCGGCGCCGGGTGGCTTGCCGACCAACGTGGCGCACACCGACTCGTCGCCCGAGTGGGAGAACCTGCGGCAACGGCTGTTCGCGTCGCGTCGCATCGAAACTGACTCCGGCAAGGTGCAGCTGATCGTGCCGCTGCGGGCCGCCTACGGCGCCTCGGTGCCGGTGAAGATCGTCTCGAAGCTGCCGCAGACCGCCGAGCTCTATGTCCGCAAGATGTACGTGCTGGTGGACAAGAACCCCTCGCCCGTGGCGGCGGTGCTCGACCTCACGACCGAACTCGGCCAGGCCGACTTCGAGACCCGCTTGAGGGTCGACGAGTACAGCCATGTGCGGGTCATCAGCGAATTGTCAGACGGCTCGCTGCACATGGATTCCCGCTACGTGAAGACCTCCGGCGGCTGCTCGGCGCCGCCGAACCGCGACGCGCTGCATCTGGTCGGCAAGACGGTGTTCAAGCTGCCCGAGCCGGCCCGCATGAACGCCGTGACGGCGGCCGACGTGACGGTTCTGCACCCCAACGACACCGGCTTCGAGCTCAACAACCAGACAGTGATGTTCATACCGCCGCACTTCGTGCGCTCGATCAGGGTGAGCTACGACCAGCGAAAGCTGTTCGACGCCGAGCTCGATTTCTCGGTCAGCGAGAACCCGACCTTCCGCTTCAACTTCGTGCCGCACGCCCGGGGCGAGCTGTCGGCCGAGGTCGAGGATTCGAAGGACGGGCGGTTCTCGGGTCGCCTGGCCGTGCAGTGA
- a CDS encoding Tim44 domain-containing protein → MKRWWLGVVMAASLAVGLAPTLVEAKRLGGGGSAGMKRSLPPRSTPDAPPAKPAATPNQAAPAAPAAAGTAAAAAPKRSWMGPIAGLAAGLGIAALMSHLGLGEAFGNFLMLALLAVAAVFLIRFVMRRMAGGSAGPRPALAGAGAGGHGGATQPAWPAPAEPLQRRVEPSPVAAVPPIAMVSTGGALPADFDAAGFERLAKQIFIRLQAANDTADLNDLRAFTTPELFASLRLDLQERGETSQQTDVLKIDAEVLDLAREDGRQVVSVRFHGLVRELSDAAATDFDEVWHLVKPDDDSRPWAIAGIEQRH, encoded by the coding sequence ATGAAGCGTTGGTGGCTTGGTGTAGTGATGGCGGCGTCGCTGGCAGTGGGGCTGGCCCCGACGCTCGTGGAGGCCAAGCGCCTCGGCGGTGGCGGTTCGGCCGGCATGAAGCGCAGCCTGCCGCCGCGCAGCACCCCGGACGCGCCGCCGGCCAAGCCGGCCGCCACACCGAACCAGGCCGCACCGGCGGCGCCGGCAGCGGCCGGTACGGCCGCTGCCGCCGCGCCCAAGCGCTCCTGGATGGGCCCGATCGCCGGTCTGGCCGCCGGCCTGGGCATCGCGGCATTGATGAGCCATCTGGGCCTGGGCGAGGCCTTCGGCAATTTCCTGATGCTCGCACTGCTGGCCGTCGCCGCGGTCTTCCTGATCCGCTTCGTGATGCGGCGCATGGCCGGCGGCTCGGCCGGACCGCGACCGGCGCTGGCCGGTGCGGGAGCCGGCGGTCACGGCGGCGCCACGCAGCCTGCCTGGCCCGCGCCGGCCGAGCCGCTGCAGCGCCGCGTGGAGCCCTCGCCCGTCGCGGCAGTGCCCCCGATCGCCATGGTGTCCACGGGCGGAGCATTGCCGGCTGATTTCGACGCCGCCGGCTTCGAACGCCTCGCCAAGCAGATCTTCATCCGCCTCCAGGCAGCCAACGACACGGCCGATCTGAACGACCTGCGCGCTTTCACGACGCCCGAGCTGTTCGCCTCTTTGCGCCTGGACCTGCAGGAGCGCGGCGAGACTTCGCAGCAGACCGACGTGCTCAAGATCGACGCCGAGGTTCTGGACCTGGCCCGTGAGGACGGCCGGCAAGTGGTCAGCGTGCGCTTCCACGGCCTGGTGCGCGAACTGAGCGACGCCGCCGCCACCGATTTCGACGAGGTCTGGCACCTCGTGAAGCCGGACGACGACAGCCGTCCCTGGGCCATCGCCGGTATCGAGCAGCGGCACTGA
- a CDS encoding diacylglycerol/lipid kinase family protein codes for MPTDPPEPDSNAPIFVVLNVGSGSDDANATRATIERVLSEAGRKHELTVVDEPARLHDIARNVVGRARARGGIVVAAGGDGTINAVAQAVLGSGCAFGVLPQGTFNYFSRTHGLPATTEEGTRLLLTAEAQPVQVGLVNDRVFLVNASLGLYPKLLEDREAYKQQYGRSRLVALWSGVMTLLRGHRRLRLHLEQDGDLQACELRTSTLFIGNNRLQLEQIGIREAPLLEQGRLAAIALRPVGRLEMLWLLLRGAFGQLGDADKVSSFPFARITVQPALRGRAGRRIKVATDGEIAWLATPLVFRVAPQPLWLLKPEPQ; via the coding sequence ATGCCTACCGACCCTCCCGAGCCCGACTCCAACGCGCCGATCTTCGTGGTGCTCAACGTCGGTTCCGGCAGCGACGACGCCAACGCCACGCGCGCGACGATCGAGCGTGTGCTGAGCGAGGCGGGACGGAAGCACGAACTGACGGTGGTCGACGAGCCGGCGCGGCTGCACGACATCGCGCGCAACGTAGTCGGTCGCGCGCGGGCGCGTGGCGGCATCGTGGTCGCCGCCGGTGGCGACGGCACGATCAACGCGGTGGCCCAGGCGGTTCTGGGCAGCGGCTGCGCGTTCGGGGTGCTGCCGCAGGGCACCTTCAACTACTTCAGTCGCACCCACGGGCTGCCGGCCACGACGGAAGAGGGCACCCGACTGCTGCTGACGGCTGAGGCGCAGCCGGTGCAGGTGGGGCTGGTCAACGACCGCGTGTTCCTCGTGAACGCCAGCCTCGGGCTCTACCCGAAGCTGCTCGAGGACCGCGAGGCCTACAAGCAGCAGTACGGACGCAGCCGCCTGGTGGCGCTGTGGTCGGGCGTCATGACGCTGCTGCGCGGGCACCGGCGGTTGCGCCTGCATCTCGAGCAGGACGGCGATCTGCAGGCCTGCGAGCTGCGAACGTCGACGCTGTTCATCGGCAACAACCGCCTGCAGCTCGAGCAGATCGGAATCCGCGAGGCGCCGCTGCTCGAACAGGGCCGGCTCGCGGCGATCGCGCTGCGGCCTGTGGGCCGGCTCGAGATGCTGTGGCTGCTGCTGCGGGGCGCGTTCGGTCAGCTCGGGGACGCCGACAAGGTGTCGAGCTTCCCGTTCGCGCGGATCACGGTGCAGCCGGCGCTGCGGGGCCGCGCGGGGCGGCGTATCAAGGTGGCGACCGACGGCGAGATCGCCTGGCTGGCCACGCCACTGGTGTTCCGAGTCGCTCCGCAGCCGCTGTGGTTGCTCAAGCCGGAGCCGCAATGA
- a CDS encoding protein-tyrosine phosphatase family protein, with the protein MSFRPLALPPGVAGRVWLSPMPGRLQPWERFVTVARDAGLTRIVCLTPLEEIAELSPDYAAAIESHTLPCQWQALPMRNYGVAPDLPAFQVGVEEMALALGRGEVLLLHCAAGIGRTGTAAACLLKRLGLSTDAALQQVREAGSNPESARQSGWIETI; encoded by the coding sequence ATGAGCTTTCGCCCGCTCGCACTGCCGCCTGGGGTCGCCGGTCGGGTGTGGCTGTCGCCGATGCCGGGCCGGCTGCAACCCTGGGAGCGGTTCGTCACCGTGGCGCGCGATGCCGGGCTGACGCGCATCGTCTGCTTGACACCCCTCGAGGAGATCGCCGAGCTGTCGCCCGACTACGCGGCGGCCATCGAATCGCACACCCTGCCCTGCCAGTGGCAGGCGCTACCGATGCGCAACTACGGCGTCGCGCCGGATCTACCGGCCTTCCAGGTCGGGGTCGAGGAGATGGCGCTCGCCCTGGGCCGCGGCGAGGTCCTGCTGCTGCATTGCGCTGCCGGCATCGGCCGCACCGGCACCGCCGCCGCCTGCCTGCTCAAGCGCCTGGGTCTGAGCACCGATGCGGCACTGCAGCAGGTGCGCGAAGCCGGGTCGAACCCCGAATCGGCACGGCAGTCGGGCTGGATCGAGACCATCTGA
- a CDS encoding metal-dependent hydrolase codes for MDSLTQLALGAAVGIAVMGRRTAAWKAALWGGLCGTLPDLDAFIDHGDAISNMTLHRAESHALFFLTLAAPLLAAAIAGLHRDRAHFGRWWVTVWLALVTHPLLDLMTVYGTQLARPFSDFPFAVGSIFIIDPLYTLPLLAGVILALVAWPGRGLRWNAAGLLLSTGYLAWSVIAQQHVTSLARASLQAQGLAARDLLVTPAPFNTVLWRVLVLTPDGHAEGFYSLLDDTPHISFERFPHDTGLLPRLADNLPAQRIAAFSHGFFKLEQRDGQVRITDLRMGLEPSYFFSFVVAEQRDGRFEARPPLPVGVRPDLQRTGPWLWRRLLGEPLPSPR; via the coding sequence ATGGATTCACTGACTCAGCTCGCACTCGGCGCCGCCGTCGGCATCGCCGTCATGGGCCGACGCACCGCCGCCTGGAAGGCCGCGCTGTGGGGCGGCCTGTGCGGCACCCTGCCCGACCTCGACGCCTTCATCGACCACGGTGACGCGATCAGCAACATGACGCTGCACCGCGCCGAGAGCCACGCGCTGTTCTTCCTGACGCTGGCGGCGCCGCTGCTCGCCGCAGCCATCGCCGGGCTGCACCGTGACCGCGCGCACTTCGGCCGCTGGTGGGTGACCGTCTGGCTCGCGCTCGTCACCCACCCGCTGCTCGACCTGATGACGGTCTACGGCACGCAACTCGCCCGGCCGTTCAGCGACTTTCCGTTCGCCGTCGGCAGCATCTTCATCATCGACCCGCTCTACACGCTGCCGCTGCTGGCGGGTGTGATCCTGGCGCTCGTTGCGTGGCCCGGCCGCGGCTTGCGCTGGAACGCCGCGGGCCTGCTGCTGAGCACCGGCTACCTCGCCTGGAGCGTGATCGCGCAGCAGCATGTGACGAGCCTCGCGCGGGCCTCGCTGCAGGCTCAGGGACTGGCCGCGCGCGACTTGCTGGTGACGCCGGCCCCGTTCAACACCGTGCTGTGGCGCGTGCTCGTCCTCACGCCGGACGGCCACGCCGAGGGCTTCTATTCGCTGCTGGACGACACACCCCACATCAGCTTCGAGCGCTTTCCGCACGACACCGGGCTCCTGCCCCGGCTCGCCGACAACCTCCCCGCACAGCGCATCGCCGCGTTCAGCCACGGCTTCTTCAAGCTCGAGCAGCGCGACGGTCAGGTGCGCATCACCGACCTGCGCATGGGGCTCGAACCGAGCTACTTCTTCAGCTTCGTCGTCGCCGAGCAACGCGACGGGCGGTTCGAGGCGCGACCGCCACTGCCGGTCGGCGTGCGGCCGGACTTGCAGCGCACGGGCCCGTGGCTCTGGCGCCGCCTGCTCGGCGAACCGCTGCCATCGCCACGCTGA
- a CDS encoding S9 family peptidase, with amino-acid sequence MPRTILLTASLLTGLLMLQACGTPAARSPAAGTLLPNENLVVQGIPAIPVSLVQQVERYTDFRGHALADWHPARDEMLVSHRPAGANTAQLFRVPGPLAAPVALTDFADPVTEASYEPVLGRYLVFSRSPGGNEAEQLYRLDAGKRQPTLLTDPDQRHDAIGWLHQSAQLLYTAVPLDRTAEGGSRATPTTTLWLVDPLQPSSRRRIAELPGTGWFGGEISRDDKQLAITRYRSATDSQVWLIDLADGTPTQLLPAVGEPLQATHFPVGYSPDGASLYVLSDRAGEFRELMRYDFASRALTRLTAAIPWDVGAAQLSDDGALAALKMNVDGREELRVVDTRTLRERALPALPAGGVNAVRFQPRTHRLAVAIDSAQGPGRLLALDVDRGTVQPWTRPHVPPGLDTTSFPDQRIVRWTSFDGLSMSAVLSPPPARFTGKRPVVVLVHGGPEAQATMGFLGRWSYLVNELGVAIVEPNVRGSSGYGKTFLALDNGMKREDAVRDLGTLLDWIATQPDLDAGRVLVVGGSYGGYMSLAASVHFADRIAGAIDIVGISSFVSFLNNTESYRRDLRRVEYGDERDPAMRDFLERISPLNNAQKIRKPLFVIQGRNDPRVPWTEAEQIVERVRQTGTPVWYLLAENEGHGFRRKENADYQFYAMLLFMQETLLKSAGRQD; translated from the coding sequence ATGCCCCGCACGATCCTCCTCACCGCCTCGCTGCTCACCGGCCTGCTGATGCTGCAGGCCTGCGGCACGCCTGCGGCGCGCTCGCCGGCCGCCGGCACGCTGCTGCCGAACGAGAACCTCGTCGTGCAGGGCATTCCGGCCATCCCGGTGTCGCTGGTGCAGCAGGTCGAGCGTTACACCGATTTTCGCGGCCATGCCCTTGCCGACTGGCATCCGGCACGCGACGAGATGCTGGTCTCGCACCGCCCGGCCGGCGCCAACACCGCGCAGCTGTTCCGTGTGCCCGGCCCGTTGGCGGCCCCGGTCGCGCTGACCGACTTCGCCGACCCGGTGACCGAGGCGAGCTACGAGCCAGTGCTGGGCCGCTACCTCGTGTTCTCGCGCAGCCCCGGCGGCAACGAGGCCGAGCAGCTGTATCGGCTCGATGCCGGCAAGCGCCAACCCACGCTGCTGACCGATCCCGACCAGCGCCACGACGCCATCGGCTGGCTGCACCAGAGCGCGCAGTTGCTTTACACCGCGGTACCGCTGGACCGCACCGCCGAGGGCGGCAGCCGCGCAACGCCCACCACCACGCTGTGGCTGGTCGATCCCCTGCAGCCGTCGTCGCGTCGCCGCATCGCCGAGCTGCCCGGCACCGGCTGGTTCGGTGGCGAGATCTCGCGTGACGACAAGCAGTTGGCGATCACGCGCTACCGCTCGGCGACCGATTCGCAGGTCTGGCTGATCGACCTCGCCGACGGCACGCCGACGCAGTTGCTGCCGGCCGTCGGCGAACCCTTGCAGGCCACGCACTTCCCGGTCGGCTACTCGCCGGACGGCGCCTCGCTCTACGTGCTGAGCGACCGCGCCGGCGAGTTCCGCGAGCTGATGCGCTACGACTTCGCGAGCCGCGCGCTGACGCGGCTCACGGCGGCGATTCCCTGGGACGTCGGCGCGGCCCAGCTCAGCGACGACGGCGCGCTGGCGGCGCTGAAGATGAACGTCGACGGTCGCGAGGAACTGCGCGTCGTCGACACCCGCACGCTGCGCGAACGAGCGCTCCCCGCGCTGCCGGCCGGCGGCGTGAATGCGGTGCGCTTCCAGCCGCGCACCCACCGGCTCGCGGTGGCGATCGACAGCGCCCAGGGGCCGGGCCGCCTGTTGGCGCTCGACGTCGACCGCGGCACGGTGCAGCCGTGGACACGGCCCCACGTGCCGCCGGGCCTGGACACCACCAGCTTCCCCGACCAGCGCATCGTGCGCTGGACCAGCTTCGACGGCCTGAGCATGTCGGCCGTGCTCAGTCCGCCGCCGGCGCGCTTCACCGGCAAGCGGCCGGTCGTGGTGCTGGTGCACGGCGGCCCCGAAGCGCAAGCGACGATGGGCTTCCTGGGCCGCTGGAGCTACCTTGTCAACGAGCTCGGCGTCGCCATCGTCGAGCCCAACGTGCGCGGTTCCTCGGGCTATGGCAAGACCTTCCTCGCGCTCGACAACGGCATGAAGCGCGAGGACGCCGTCAGGGACCTCGGCACGCTGCTCGACTGGATCGCCACGCAGCCGGACCTCGACGCGGGCCGCGTGCTGGTGGTCGGCGGCAGCTACGGCGGCTACATGAGCCTGGCCGCGAGCGTGCACTTCGCCGACCGCATCGCCGGTGCGATCGACATCGTCGGCATCTCCAGCTTCGTGAGCTTCCTGAACAACACCGAGAGCTATCGGCGCGACCTGCGCCGCGTGGAATACGGCGACGAGCGCGATCCGGCGATGCGCGACTTCCTCGAACGCATCTCGCCGCTGAACAACGCACAGAAGATCCGCAAGCCGCTGTTCGTGATCCAGGGTCGCAATGACCCGAGGGTGCCGTGGACCGAGGCCGAACAGATCGTCGAACGCGTCCGGCAGACCGGCACGCCGGTCTGGTACCTGCTCGCCGAGAACGAGGGGCACGGCTTTCGCCGCAAGGAGAACGCCGACTACCAGTTCTACGCGATGCTGCTCTTCATGCAGGAGACGCTGCTGAAGTCGGCCGGGCGCCAAGACTGA
- a CDS encoding MBL fold metallo-hydrolase, with translation MQFAIRRRILLPLVGALGLAAASGCATLAAPGADPTAPRAVEVASGVYMVQGSSGEVDLANQGRLGNAGFIVGDAGVIAIDSGTSYRHGQALLAEIARVTDKPVKLLLLTHARQEFIFGAAAFRERGIPVQMQRKASRLMTARCEGCLKTLNRVLGEEAMRGTVMFKPDTEFDAPYESGLIGRPVRVLYYGHSSGPGDIAVLDGRTGVLFAGGLLDQRRIPDVQDGEIDGWRQALQALRGLPIRQVVPGHGPVASAALIDGVDRYLTQLESRLIELTRADAALSEVPDAAGLPEFKDWDQYQTIHRRNASIVFVRMERDLLVR, from the coding sequence GTGCAGTTCGCCATCAGAAGAAGGATCCTGCTGCCGCTCGTCGGCGCCCTCGGCCTGGCCGCGGCGAGCGGCTGTGCCACGCTTGCGGCCCCCGGCGCGGACCCGACGGCGCCGAGGGCCGTCGAAGTGGCGTCCGGCGTGTACATGGTGCAGGGAAGCTCCGGCGAGGTGGACCTGGCCAACCAGGGCCGGCTGGGCAACGCCGGCTTCATCGTCGGTGACGCCGGCGTCATCGCGATCGACAGCGGCACGTCCTACCGTCATGGCCAGGCGCTGCTGGCCGAGATCGCGAGGGTGACCGACAAGCCCGTGAAGCTGCTCCTGCTCACGCATGCGCGCCAGGAGTTCATCTTCGGCGCTGCGGCCTTCCGAGAGCGCGGCATTCCGGTGCAGATGCAGCGCAAGGCCTCGCGGCTGATGACGGCGCGCTGCGAGGGCTGCCTGAAGACGCTCAATCGCGTGCTCGGCGAGGAGGCGATGCGTGGCACCGTGATGTTCAAGCCGGACACCGAGTTCGATGCGCCCTACGAGTCCGGGTTGATCGGTCGGCCGGTCCGGGTGCTGTACTACGGCCATTCGAGCGGGCCGGGCGACATCGCGGTGCTGGACGGGCGCACGGGCGTGCTGTTCGCCGGCGGCCTGCTCGACCAGCGCCGCATCCCCGACGTGCAGGACGGAGAGATCGACGGCTGGCGGCAGGCCCTGCAGGCACTGCGGGGGCTGCCGATCCGCCAGGTGGTTCCAGGGCACGGTCCGGTCGCGTCGGCCGCGCTGATCGACGGCGTGGACCGCTACCTGACCCAACTCGAATCCCGGCTGATCGAGCTGACCCGGGCCGACGCGGCGCTGAGCGAGGTGCCGGATGCGGCGGGTTTGCCCGAGTTCAAGGACTGGGACCAGTATCAGACGATCCACCGGCGCAACGCATCGATCGTCTTCGTGCGTATGGAGCGCGATCTGTTGGTCAGGTAA
- a CDS encoding ABC transporter ATP-binding protein — protein sequence MFGAFEKLLHPYPDAAPTPPPKGLLPFLWHSTRGLRPWLLAMTLLTAGIGAFEALLFSMLGRIVDWLAAVAPARLWAEQGGTLMLLAAVLVGSTLLIALQSLIKQQALAGNFPMLLRWNFHRLMLGQSMGFYQDEFAGRVATKVMQTALAVRDTWMILAELLVFVVIYFVTLLLVLGGFDAWLLLPFLGWVALYTLALRHFVPRLARVAQSQADARSLMTGRITDAYTNIATVKLFSHAGREAGYARGAMQEFLQTVQAQMRLVTGFEIVNHALSMLLILSTAGATLWLWTQGQVGVGALAAATAMSLRLNGISHWVMWEMAALFEHIGTVQDGMNTLSRPHAVVDRADARPLQVSRGEIRFEDVSFGYGGERMVVENLSLDIRAGEKIGLVGRSGAGKSTLINLLLRFYDIERGRVLIDGQDIAGVTQNSLREQVGMVTQDTSLLHRSVRDNILYGRPDATDADMVLAARRAEAHEFIQGLTDPKQRTGYDAHVGERGVKLSGGQRQRIAIARVMLKDAPILLLDEATSALDSEVEAAIQASLYRLMEGKTVVAIAHRLSTIAAMDRLVVLDRGRIVEQGDHRSLLARGGLYARLWAHQSGGFLGEEAEDAAEVLA from the coding sequence GTGTTCGGCGCGTTCGAGAAGCTGCTCCATCCTTACCCAGACGCGGCGCCCACGCCGCCGCCCAAGGGGCTGCTGCCTTTCCTGTGGCACAGCACGCGCGGGCTGCGGCCCTGGCTGCTGGCGATGACCTTGTTGACCGCCGGCATCGGGGCGTTCGAGGCACTGCTGTTCAGCATGCTCGGCCGCATCGTCGACTGGTTGGCCGCGGTGGCGCCCGCGCGTCTGTGGGCCGAGCAGGGCGGCACACTGATGCTGCTGGCGGCGGTGCTGGTGGGCAGCACGCTGCTGATCGCGCTGCAGTCGCTGATCAAGCAGCAGGCGCTGGCCGGCAACTTCCCGATGCTGCTGCGCTGGAACTTCCACCGCCTGATGCTCGGCCAGAGCATGGGCTTCTACCAAGACGAGTTCGCCGGCCGGGTGGCCACCAAGGTGATGCAGACGGCGCTGGCGGTGCGCGACACCTGGATGATCCTGGCCGAGCTGCTGGTGTTCGTGGTGATCTACTTCGTCACGCTGCTGCTGGTGCTGGGCGGCTTCGATGCATGGCTGCTGCTGCCCTTCCTGGGCTGGGTGGCGCTCTACACGCTGGCCCTGCGGCATTTCGTGCCCCGGCTGGCGCGTGTGGCGCAGTCGCAGGCCGATGCGCGCTCGCTGATGACCGGGCGCATCACCGATGCCTACACGAACATCGCCACCGTCAAGCTGTTCTCGCATGCCGGGCGGGAGGCCGGCTATGCACGCGGCGCGATGCAGGAGTTCCTGCAGACCGTGCAGGCGCAGATGCGGCTGGTCACCGGCTTCGAGATCGTCAATCACGCGCTGAGCATGCTGCTGATCCTGAGCACGGCCGGTGCGACGCTGTGGCTGTGGACGCAAGGGCAGGTGGGGGTGGGCGCGCTGGCGGCGGCGACCGCGATGTCGCTGCGGCTCAACGGCATCTCGCACTGGGTGATGTGGGAGATGGCGGCGCTGTTCGAGCACATCGGCACGGTTCAGGACGGCATGAACACGTTGTCGCGACCCCATGCGGTGGTCGACCGGGCGGACGCACGGCCGCTGCAGGTAAGCCGCGGCGAGATCCGTTTCGAGGACGTGAGCTTCGGCTACGGCGGCGAGCGGATGGTGGTGGAGAACCTGTCGCTGGACATCCGGGCGGGCGAGAAGATCGGCCTGGTCGGCCGGTCCGGTGCCGGCAAGTCCACCCTCATCAACCTGCTGCTGCGCTTCTACGACATCGAACGAGGCCGCGTGCTGATCGACGGCCAGGACATCGCCGGGGTGACACAGAACAGCCTGCGCGAGCAGGTCGGCATGGTCACGCAGGACACCTCGCTGCTGCACCGCTCGGTGCGGGACAACATCCTCTACGGCCGGCCCGACGCGACCGATGCCGACATGGTGCTCGCCGCCCGACGGGCCGAGGCACACGAGTTCATCCAGGGCCTGACCGACCCGAAGCAGCGGACCGGGTACGACGCCCATGTGGGCGAACGCGGCGTCAAGCTCTCGGGCGGCCAGCGGCAGCGCATCGCGATCGCGCGCGTGATGCTGAAGGACGCACCGATCCTGCTGCTCGACGAGGCCACCAGCGCGCTCGACTCGGAGGTCGAGGCGGCCATCCAGGCCAGCCTGTACCGGCTGATGGAGGGCAAGACGGTTGTCGCCATCGCCCACCGGCTCAGCACGATCGCGGCGATGGACCGGCTGGTCGTGCTGGACCGCGGCCGCATCGTCGAGCAGGGCGACCACCGCAGCCTGCTCGCGCGGGGTGGGCTGTATGCGCGATTGTGGGCGCACCAGAGTGGGGGCTTCCTGGGCGAAGAGGCAGAGGACGCCGCAGAGGTGTTGGCGTGA